One stretch of Eupeodes corollae chromosome 2, idEupCoro1.1, whole genome shotgun sequence DNA includes these proteins:
- the LOC129945492 gene encoding uncharacterized protein LOC129945492 produces the protein MQIMDQFSHDLTIALEETSRMGGVRVGRWGQRRRTRSTGNLPCAPQPTEDSSSSPTDAANGAHTKANVDGLDGLNNSIHSDSDDRQEMRLAINPRLHTGNLESDSLNENFSPARFFRPSTRRKRKFKRMAVEYETTSKTPTVSGGLHAGNIEIPTEFTLTGTGTVKKRALRHAIQDSYRANLFFCGKRKRSHRDRCHDHEHGKAHSSSVPRQSHMFPVKHSLQEHKSRTRSFSSTSKVACDRILPLNKGLISKIEKISQQQQKNQQESHATPPKCAFLFTPVSPVSTTQTSTGRAMLAQKLETASFDSFASITAAAAVSGVSVSGSSVLNCDSITNRFMQQTIPEHYALKQQSMTTGRKDYKNETTVSVPVPVPGTCGLSFSQRKKKYYRLRREQMKMQLQFEDPNSMECGELNEFLSSSSLSSSESENERTNDSDREGDDELTDWPGNEVMNNFDAKNDFKRKLTKKSGNLQQNKSDENATIGDDDTLMSADELDTPVNSVHRHMSSAPIAINKGLQLNGGVGNLLSQKSFTLRDETMDQFRFPIRQIESEMSGETSNPFLASPPCKPGEIREIRAGCRRIKGERAAFSIKTSVNERLARFLQDARQSNIRLPDIEFYEHESLINLAKLYSLQMSVDNGCAVLTKTSNTTQSVQIDHHGLQNCLFLSDFKRRCYDGRFGMTDADEDSTLAEASVKFSNAGQSPPPEINNRLPNS, from the exons ATGCAAATAATGGATCAGTTTTCGCACgatttaacaattgctttgGAGGAAACCTCTCGTATGGGTGGCGTTCGAGTTGGTAGGTGGGGTCAACGTCGCAGGACCCGATCCACAGGAAATTTGC CCTGTGCTCCTCAACCGACAGAAGACTCGTCTAGCAGTCCGACAGATGCAGCAAATGGTGCACATACTAAAGCAAATGTCGATGGCCTAGATGGACTGAATAACTCAATACACAGCGACTCGGATGACAGGCAAGAGATGCGTTTGGCTATTAATCCGCGTTTACATACTGGGAATCTGGAATCTGATTCTCTTAACGAAAATTTCAGTCCAGCAAG aTTCTTTCGACCTAGCACCCGACGAAAGCGTAAATTCAAACGCATGGCTGTAGAATACGAAACAACTTCAAAAACTCCCACAGTTTCTGGTGGACTCCACGCTGGCAACATCGAAATTCCGACAGAATTTACATTAACAGGTACTGGTACAGTAAAAAAGAGAGCTTTGCGTCATGCTATACAAGATAGCTATCGagcgaatttatttttttgtggcaAACGCAAACGGTCGCACCGTGATCGATGTCATGACCATGAGCATGGAAAAGCACATTCATCGAGTGTACCACGCCAGAGTCATATGTTCCCGGTAAAACATTCTCTCCAGGAACACAAATCACGCACAAGAAGTTTTTCCTCTACATCGAAGGTTGCATGTGATCGAATACTTCCCTTAAATAAAGGTCTTATCTCGAAAATTGAAAAGATCTCGCAACAGCAgcaaaaaaatcaacaagaatCGCATGCCACTCCCCCAAAATGTGCATTTCTATTTACTCCTGTATCACCAGTATCAACAACACAAACATCCACGGGTCGTGCAATGTTAGCTCAGAAGCTAGAAACAGCATCTTTCGATAGCTTTGCATCGATTACAGCGGCTGCTGCTGTGTCTGGGGTATCGGTGTCGGGGTCCTCGGTACTAAACTGCGATAGCATTACGAATCGATTTATGCAGCAAACAATTCCAGAGCATTATGCTCTTAAACAGCAGTCAATGACAACTGGGagaaaagattataaaaatgaGACCACAGTTTCAGTTCCGGTCCCTGTGCCGGGCACATGCGGCCTCTCCTTTAGtcagagaaaaaagaaatattatcgtTTGCGCAGGGAGCAGATGAAAATGCAGTTGCAATTCGAAGACCCCAACTCAATGGAGTGCGGCGAACTAAATGAATTCCTGAGTTCAAGTTCGCTCAGCTCCTCGGAGTCGGAAAACGAAAGAACAAACGATTCAGATCGCGAAGGTGATGATGAATTAACTGATTGGCCAGGAAACGAAGTGATGAATAACTTCGATGCAAAAAACGATTTCAAACGAAAACTCACGAAAAAAAGTGGTAATTTGCAGCAGAATAAATCCGATGAAAACGCTACGATTGGTGACGATGATACTCTAATGAGCGCGGATGAATTGGATACCCCTGTTAATAGTGTTCATCGCCACATGTCGTCTGCTCCAATAGCTATTAACAAAGGATTGCAACTTAATGGAGGTGTTGGTAATTTGTTAAGTCAGAAAAGCTTTACGTTGCGCGATGAGACCATGGATCAATTTCGTTTTCCGATCCGACAGATCGAGAGTGAAATGTCTGGTGAGACATCGAATCCTTTTCTAGCCTCGCCGCCCTGTAAGCCGGGTGAGATTCGCGAGATTCGTGCTGGGTGTAGGAGAATAAAGGGAGAACGAGCTGCCTTTTCCATAAAGACAAGCGTTAATGAGAGGTTGGCACGATTTCTACAAGATGCTCGGCAGTCGAATATAAGATTGCCTGACATTGAATTTTATGAGCACGAGAGTTTGATAAACTTAGCCAAATTGTACTCTTTACAAATGTCCGTCGATAATGGGTGTGCTGTGCTAACTAAAACCAG
- the LOC129947654 gene encoding protein inturned: MDYSRSLPNDMNNKMNKTKKDESKPLSDSSCSPDSYNHNSSNKKNWKLLIAQDGELFFIKRSKKSATLPGSGQINNNSPSSNQRRPPLNLSKLSTIKNVDINKELYLIVSSMDRYRFGRRSSIIESMLGFGVIPFSDNFECLMITNIIDKSLTNEYPYIQEGDWFKSMDNIEVRTENIDKLLMQYTRATKVRLTFKSAYAPQNNNEDDNLELGDLHSFDDFALSHRQLYEHKSSPDSQDNVFLTLIIHREYFQDENNDFLFYYPFLSNNFLYTAKGSFLTLDSLISNDLRSKAIQSTITVNNIKYFITYGHLNDMLVVSAFASTHQSKHQTKSNSDDFLNFLKFSISDYQGLRARQDLGHVCDIFKNNIIDQNKDSTLNLGFLAGSSLGMSLPKEAQLRICDALSEFESMDHKKWNETHKTSSDLIVCGTSLYYGRWLLSSNLPADLRISIECYLRVKGMSSFPNIKEMYIWEEIKTKIENNANKHYLGICLCNNLMLITVLKSPQHQLSNSDISCIPYMEEIANTVDYLLSSGIDCISQFWIDSAKRPSMKKMSQFSATRKFTIQKDISLDCIDADNVVSQESLPHSLLSSSQSEDGVRRNLDSESLSDGFNDFKEHHKDYESIGPLLNEVKNIMPMNWTAGWSNDLKFFLHWNCADAVIMSPLKSICSEVQLSVMKENIVNIHNLIYSNYNCKKKQRDTLNANWNRNLVLREHGICVNLKNHDSEESETIFIIGRLFGSPLREIFVCFGPNFSQNLVELAFRMSLLNVG; this comes from the coding sequence atgGACTATTCACGTTCCCTACCAAACGAtatgaataataaaatgaataaaactaaaaaggACGAAAGCAAACCACTCTCGGATTCTTCATGTTCTCCTGACTCGTACAACCACAACTCCAGCAACAAGAAGAATTGGAAACTTCTCATAGCACAAGACGGAGAATTGTTTTTCATCAAACGATCCAAGAAATCTGCAACCTTACCTGGTTCTGGGCAGATTAACAACAATTCGCCATCCTCGAATCAACGCAGGCCACCTCTTAATTTGTCTAAATTATCAACAATCAAAAATGTAGACATCAACAAAGAACTTTACCTAATAGTAAGTTCAATGGATCGTTATAGATTTGGTCGCAGATCTTCGATAATTGAATCCATGCTGGGCTTTGGCGTTATTCCCTTTAGTGATAATTTTGAATGCTTAATGATTACTAATATCATTGATAAATCACTGACTAACGAGTATCCCTACATCCAAGAGGGCGATTGGTTTAAGTCCATGGATAACATTGAAGTGCGGACTGAGAACATCGACAAACTTCTCATGCAATACACCAGAGCCACCAAGGTCAGACTTACCTTCAAGAGCGCATATGCCCCACAAAACAACAACGAGGATGATAACTTGGAATTGGGCGATCTTCACAGCTTTGACGACTTCGCACTCAGCCACAGGCAACTTTATGAGCATAAAAGCTCTCCCGACAGCCAAGACAACGTTTTCCTAACTTTGATAATACATCGGGAATATTTTCAAGACGAAAACAACGACTTCCTATTCTACTATCCTTTTCTATCGAATAACTTTCTCTACACAGCTAAGGGTAGCTTCTTAACTCTAGACTCGCTCATCTCCAACGACCTTAGATCGAAGGCAATTCAAAGCACGATCACAGTCAATAACATTAAATACTTCATAACTTATGGCCATCTGAACGATATGTTGGTTGTGAGCGCGTTTGCCTCAACTCACCAGAGCAAACaccaaacaaaatcaaactcCGACGATTTTctgaactttttaaaatttagtatctCGGATTACCAAGGTTTGCGAGCCCGACAAGACCTCGGTCATGTTTGtgatatcttcaaaaataatataatcgaTCAAAACAAAGACTCAACTTTAAATTTGGGTTTTCTTGCAGGTTCATCCTTGGGTATGTCTCTTCCAAAAGAGGCACAGCTCAGAATATGTGATGCTCTAAGTGAATTCGAATCAATGGATCACAAAAAGTGGAACGAAACCCACAAGACCTCGTCTGATCTCATTGTTTGTGGCACCAGCCTATATTACGGCAGATGGTTGCTCTCTTCGAATTTGCCAGCAGACTTGAGAATATCAATTGAGTGCTATCTCCGCGTAAAAGGGATGAGCTCGTTTCCCAACATCAAAGAAATGTATATTTGGGaggaaataaaaaccaaaatagagAACAATGCAAACAAGCACTACTTGGGAATATGTCTCTGCAATAATTTAATGTTGATAACAGTTCTAAAAAGTCCTCAGCATCAACTTTCAAATTCCGATATATCCTGCATTCCCTATATGGAAGAAATAGCCAATACCGTTGATTATCTGCTTTCCTCAGGCATAGATTGTATATCACAGTTCTGGATCGATTCGGCCAAGCGTCCATCCATGAAGAAAATGAGCCAATTTTCCGCAACGCGCAAATTCACCATTCAAAAAGATATCTCTCTAGATTGTATAGATGCCGACAATGTGGTATCTCAAGAGTCCCTGCCTCATAGTCTACTATCGAGCAGTCAATCGGAGGATGGGGTTCGGAGAAATTTGGATTCAGAAAGTCTTTCTGATGGTTTCAATGATTTCAAAGAACACCATAAAGATTATGAGTCCATTGGACCTCTGTTAAACGAAGTAAAGAATATAATGCCGATGAATTGGACTGCAGGATGGTCGAACGATCTGAAGTTCTTCCTTCATTGGAATTGTGCTGATGCTGTGATTATGAGTCCCCTGAAATCGATTTGCTCGGAGGTGCAATTGAGTGTgatgaaagaaaatattgttaatattcaCAATTTGATTTATAGCAATTAtaattgcaagaaaaaacaaagagacACGTTAAATGCGAACTGGAATAGAAACCTTGTCCTACGAGAACATGGCATTTGTGTTAATTTGAAAAACCACGATTCTGAAGAAAGTGAGACTATTTTCATTATTGGTCGGTTGTTTGGATCTCCTTTGAGGgagatttttgtttgctttgggcctaatttttctcaaaatcttgtTGAGCTTGCATTCCGGATGTCTTTGTTGAATGTTGGGTAG